The Lewinellaceae bacterium genome includes a region encoding these proteins:
- a CDS encoding NUDIX domain-containing protein has product MLQFKNLPEGKKCIDRPGSYGIITQATELVLVRIRGWGEYFLPGGGIDEGEHPEQALKREVIEETGYKVTDLEKIGEAAEYIFSPVAGTYINKLGMFYSARITDQDHTLIVEEDHEIVFLSDKEAIEVLHLDSHKWAVQQWIKKTKNTR; this is encoded by the coding sequence ATGCTTCAATTCAAAAATTTACCCGAAGGGAAAAAATGTATCGATCGCCCCGGCAGTTACGGCATCATCACCCAGGCGACCGAACTCGTATTGGTGCGGATAAGAGGATGGGGAGAATATTTTCTGCCTGGCGGCGGTATCGATGAAGGGGAACACCCGGAGCAGGCCCTGAAGCGGGAAGTGATCGAAGAAACGGGTTATAAAGTGACTGACCTGGAAAAAATTGGCGAAGCAGCAGAATACATTTTTTCTCCCGTGGCAGGGACCTACATCAATAAGCTGGGCATGTTTTATTCCGCCCGGATTACCGATCAGGATCACACCCTCATCGTGGAGGAAGATCACGAAATTGTTTTTTTGTCAGACAAAGAAGCCATTGAAGTGCTCCACCTGGACAGCCACAAATGGGCCGTGCAGCAATGGATCAAAAAAACAAAAAATACGAGGTGA
- a CDS encoding 50S ribosome-binding GTPase, with amino-acid sequence MESSKTALIRFTTAGSVDDGKSTLIGRLLYDTKSVFDDQYDAIKAASERKGEDHVNLALLTDGLKAEREQGITIDVAYRYFSTPKRKFIIADSPGHIQYTRNMVTGASTANVALILVDARQGIVEQTRRHAFIASLLQIPHLLICINKMDLVDYDESAFEAIREDFADFAGKLNVKDLQFIPISALNGDNVVKKSEHMPWYDGGTLLYYLEHVHVGSDHNLIDCRFPIQMVIRPNSDAYHDYRAYAGRIAGGVFKKGDKVTLLPSGFSSVISAIETYDGEVREAFPPMSVSIQLEDDLDLSRGDMLVRENNQPQVTQDIDVMVCWFSSKPLQERGKYTLQHTTREVRCMVQNILYKLDINTLHRNQEDKMIGMNDICRLQLRTTQPLFVDTYNRNRITGSLIFIDEATHETVGAGMVI; translated from the coding sequence ATGGAATCATCAAAAACAGCACTCATCCGATTTACCACCGCCGGTAGCGTCGATGATGGAAAAAGCACCCTCATCGGCCGGCTGTTGTATGATACAAAATCTGTTTTTGATGATCAGTACGATGCGATAAAAGCGGCCAGTGAGCGCAAAGGCGAAGACCACGTCAACCTGGCGTTGCTGACCGACGGGCTGAAGGCCGAACGCGAGCAAGGCATTACCATCGATGTCGCTTATCGCTACTTTTCCACCCCCAAACGAAAATTTATCATTGCAGACTCTCCCGGGCACATTCAATATACAAGAAACATGGTTACCGGGGCTTCCACCGCCAATGTGGCCCTCATTCTCGTGGATGCCCGCCAGGGCATTGTGGAACAAACCCGCCGCCATGCCTTTATCGCTTCCCTCCTGCAAATTCCCCATCTCCTCATTTGCATCAACAAAATGGACCTGGTGGATTACGATGAATCGGCCTTTGAAGCCATCCGGGAGGATTTTGCGGACTTTGCTGGTAAACTCAATGTAAAAGACTTACAGTTTATTCCCATCTCCGCGTTGAATGGAGATAACGTGGTTAAAAAAAGTGAACACATGCCCTGGTACGACGGAGGTACCTTACTTTATTACCTTGAGCATGTGCATGTTGGCAGCGATCATAACCTTATTGATTGCCGGTTCCCGATTCAAATGGTCATCCGGCCCAACTCCGATGCTTACCATGATTACCGCGCTTATGCCGGACGGATCGCCGGGGGCGTTTTTAAAAAAGGGGATAAAGTCACCTTATTGCCTTCCGGATTTTCTTCTGTCATTTCTGCCATCGAAACTTATGACGGAGAAGTCAGAGAAGCTTTCCCCCCAATGTCCGTTTCCATTCAATTGGAAGATGATCTTGACCTCAGCCGCGGGGATATGCTGGTGCGGGAAAACAACCAGCCCCAAGTGACCCAGGACATTGATGTGATGGTGTGCTGGTTCAGCTCAAAACCGCTGCAGGAGCGCGGAAAATACACCCTCCAGCATACGACCCGCGAGGTGCGTTGCATGGTCCAAAACATTCTGTATAAGCTGGATATCAATACGCTTCACCGCAACCAGGAAGATAAAATGATCGGGATGAATGATATCTGCCGCCTCCAACTCCGCACCACCCAACCACTTTTCGTAGATACCTACAATAGGAATCGCATCACGGGTAGCCTCATCTTCATTGACGAAGCCACCCATGAAACGGTAGGCGCGGGTATGGTGATCTAA
- a CDS encoding serine hydrolase, whose amino-acid sequence MQKLKTSLIVLLGCLIFQHCTPSAGPAEEKDTADKISEYLTTIESQGFDGAVLVAQKGEILVSDGYGLSDVEKNIRNTDSTIFDIGSITKQFTAAGILKLEMAGKLSVNDLMSKYFANVPDDKKGITLHQLLTHSAGFPGAIGDDYEDITTADFISLAMSKPLMFNPGSGYEYSNVGYSLLAMIIEKVSGKPYETYLHDNLFQPAGMNNTGYLLPKWNGSLIATGYRNDIRWGKPTEKWTSGHISWHLKGNGGILSTVKDMYKWHQALLTDDILSAEAKEKYYTPFVREGEGANSFYAYGWAIFPTPRNTNLVAHNGGNGIFFADFLRYLDEKVTIIVMCNRSTRYANRIASQIAGIIFTPDFVPTYPEGSGVELNQEETLAIGNGFVEAIAQPDSAKWESFIRDNFSEELFGFVSMDEHLKFFRSFHDDLKDAKMATMDISNNIIQITYDTGKEVVLITLELDQMPSGEIKLGGIMVD is encoded by the coding sequence ATGCAAAAATTAAAAACTTCACTCATCGTGCTACTCGGGTGCCTCATTTTTCAACATTGCACTCCCTCGGCTGGCCCTGCCGAAGAAAAGGATACCGCAGACAAAATATCGGAATACCTCACCACCATTGAATCCCAGGGTTTTGACGGGGCCGTATTGGTCGCACAGAAAGGAGAAATACTGGTTTCGGACGGGTATGGTTTGAGCGATGTGGAGAAAAACATCCGCAATACGGACTCCACTATTTTTGACATCGGTTCCATCACCAAACAGTTCACGGCGGCGGGCATTCTGAAATTGGAAATGGCCGGAAAACTATCAGTCAACGACCTCATGTCCAAATATTTCGCCAATGTACCGGACGATAAAAAGGGCATTACCTTACATCAACTGCTGACGCACAGCGCCGGCTTCCCGGGAGCCATCGGGGATGATTATGAAGACATTACCACCGCTGACTTCATTTCCCTGGCCATGTCCAAACCCCTGATGTTTAATCCCGGAAGTGGGTATGAATACTCCAATGTGGGGTACTCCTTACTCGCCATGATCATTGAAAAGGTGAGTGGCAAGCCTTATGAAACCTACCTCCACGACAACCTATTTCAACCCGCGGGCATGAATAATACCGGTTACCTTTTACCAAAATGGAATGGCAGCCTTATCGCTACCGGTTACCGTAACGATATTCGTTGGGGCAAACCCACAGAAAAGTGGACTTCGGGCCATATTTCCTGGCACCTCAAGGGCAATGGCGGCATTCTATCCACCGTGAAGGATATGTATAAATGGCACCAGGCTTTGTTGACGGACGATATCCTTTCTGCAGAAGCCAAAGAAAAATATTACACCCCTTTTGTTCGGGAAGGCGAAGGTGCCAATTCCTTTTACGCTTACGGGTGGGCCATTTTCCCCACGCCGAGAAATACCAACCTGGTCGCCCATAATGGCGGCAACGGGATTTTCTTTGCCGATTTCCTGCGCTACCTCGATGAAAAAGTGACCATCATCGTGATGTGCAACCGTTCCACCCGTTATGCCAACCGCATCGCTTCTCAGATAGCCGGGATCATTTTTACGCCCGACTTCGTGCCTACTTATCCAGAGGGCAGCGGAGTAGAGCTGAATCAGGAAGAGACACTGGCCATCGGCAATGGATTTGTCGAAGCCATCGCCCAACCGGATTCAGCAAAATGGGAATCGTTCATTCGCGATAATTTTTCTGAAGAATTGTTCGGTTTTGTATCCATGGATGAGCACCTGAAATTCTTCCGGTCTTTCCACGATGATCTGAAGGATGCCAAAATGGCCACCATGGATATTTCTAACAATATCATACAGATCACCTACGATACCGGAAAGGAGGTGGTGCTGATCACACTGGAACTGGATCAGATGCCTTCAGGAGAAATCAAATTGGGAGGAATAATGGTGGATTAG